The Thermococcus sp. M39 genome window below encodes:
- a CDS encoding class I SAM-dependent rRNA methyltransferase, which translates to MARVYVDAQASRALQKGAMIIFKKGVIRTEGEIKPGDIVEVYSRGGKFLGKGFANPNSNIMVRLLTKEKDVEINKELFKKRIRKANEYRKKVLRYGNVYRMVYGEADYLPGLIVDRFNDIAALQISSAGMEKFKLDVAEAIMEVEPEIETVFEKNTGRSRRREGLPEIERVLLGKEKYRTIIEEGKAKFIVDMRGQKTGFFLDQRENRIALEKYIKGGEKVLDVFTYTGGFAIHAAVAGAEKVIAIDKSPKAIEMAKENAKLNGVEDKMEFIVGSAFPEMEKLQKKGEKFDIVILDPPAFVQHEKDLKRGLRAYFNVNYQGLKLVKDGGILVTCSCSQHVDLQAFKDMIIAAAAKAGKFLKMLEPYRTQAPDHPILMASKDTEYLKCLFLYVEDMK; encoded by the coding sequence ATGGCGAGAGTTTACGTTGATGCTCAGGCTTCACGAGCACTTCAAAAAGGTGCCATGATTATCTTCAAAAAGGGTGTCATCAGGACTGAAGGCGAGATAAAGCCGGGAGATATTGTTGAGGTGTATTCTCGTGGAGGAAAGTTCTTGGGTAAGGGGTTTGCAAATCCAAACTCGAATATAATGGTTCGTTTGCTAACAAAAGAGAAAGATGTGGAAATTAACAAAGAACTCTTCAAAAAGAGAATCAGAAAGGCAAATGAATATAGGAAGAAAGTTCTCCGCTACGGCAACGTTTACAGGATGGTCTATGGTGAGGCAGATTATTTGCCAGGATTAATCGTTGACCGCTTCAATGATATAGCTGCTCTTCAGATTTCAAGCGCTGGGATGGAAAAGTTCAAGCTCGATGTTGCTGAGGCAATAATGGAAGTTGAGCCAGAAATAGAAACTGTTTTTGAAAAGAATACGGGAAGATCAAGGAGAAGGGAAGGACTGCCAGAGATTGAGCGTGTATTGCTTGGCAAAGAAAAATACAGAACGATAATTGAAGAAGGAAAAGCTAAATTCATAGTTGACATGCGCGGACAAAAGACTGGATTTTTCCTCGATCAGAGAGAGAACAGAATTGCCTTAGAAAAATACATTAAAGGCGGTGAAAAAGTCCTTGATGTTTTCACTTACACGGGGGGCTTTGCAATTCATGCTGCTGTTGCCGGAGCTGAAAAGGTAATAGCCATTGATAAATCTCCAAAAGCGATAGAGATGGCAAAAGAGAATGCAAAGCTCAATGGTGTCGAAGACAAGATGGAGTTTATAGTGGGTTCAGCATTTCCTGAAATGGAAAAGCTCCAGAAGAAAGGAGAAAAGTTTGATATAGTAATTCTCGACCCTCCTGCATTTGTCCAGCATGAGAAGGACTTAAAGAGGGGATTAAGGGCTTATTTCAACGTGAACTATCAGGGGCTTAAGCTTGTAAAAGATGGAGGGATATTAGTAACTTGCTCATGCTCTCAGCACGTTGATTTGCAGGCATTTAAAGACATGATTATCGCAGCTGCAGCAAAGGCAGGCAAATTCCTTAAGATGCTTGAGCCCTATAGAACACAAGCTCCAGATCATCCAATACTGATGGCTTCAAAGGATACTGAATATCTCAAATGTCTGTTCCTATATGTTGAGGACATGAAGTGA
- a CDS encoding RlmF-related methyltransferase, which yields MRMIGLKIADALKVFPELQKYIKNGKLDFSNREARILYNKAVAKAAFDIEVEYHPKGLITPPISRYIFLKTFLRGGEKVLEIGTGHSALMAIMAAKLLNCEVWATEINKEFFECAKRNTERNKVQIKLIKSKGEIIKGLIPEEEKFDVIFSAPPYYEKPTKGVLTPIEAVGGGKYGEEFSLKLLKEAKDYLKPRGKVALFLPDKAPLLNVITKEAEKMGYNVKDIKFKAGTRVRHSLIFTL from the coding sequence ATGAGAATGATAGGGTTAAAAATAGCGGATGCTCTGAAAGTTTTCCCCGAACTTCAAAAATACATAAAAAACGGCAAGCTAGACTTCAGTAATAGAGAAGCCCGGATTCTATACAATAAGGCTGTTGCAAAAGCTGCTTTTGACATTGAGGTGGAGTATCATCCAAAAGGTCTAATAACACCCCCAATTTCACGATACATTTTTCTAAAGACATTTTTGCGAGGTGGAGAAAAAGTCCTCGAAATTGGGACAGGCCATTCTGCATTGATGGCGATCATGGCAGCTAAGTTGCTTAACTGCGAAGTTTGGGCTACGGAGATTAATAAAGAATTTTTTGAGTGTGCAAAGAGGAATACTGAACGTAATAAAGTTCAAATTAAGCTCATAAAAAGCAAAGGAGAGATCATAAAAGGCTTAATTCCAGAGGAAGAAAAATTCGATGTTATATTCTCAGCTCCTCCTTACTATGAGAAGCCCACAAAGGGGGTTTTAACTCCTATCGAAGCTGTAGGCGGAGGCAAATATGGAGAGGAGTTTTCACTCAAGCTCTTGAAAGAAGCAAAAGACTACTTAAAACCTAGAGGAAAAGTTGCTCTATTTTTGCCTGACAAAGCTCCTCTGCTTAATGTTATAACCAAAGAAGCAGAAAAAATGGGATACAATGTTAAAGACATAAAATTTAAAGCGGGAACAAGAGTCAGACACTCTTTAATTTTCACTCTATAG
- a CDS encoding UPF0146 family protein gives MYEKLAEYLAQKFKKGKIIEIGVGFNFKAALKLKEFGFDVLVVDWNPKAVERAKELKLNAVIDDIFNPQLEIYNGASAIYSIRPTPEMMPYLLKIAQIIKTPLYIVPFSTDAVPKGMKLENYKGLAIYKLEAKDI, from the coding sequence ATGTATGAGAAGCTTGCAGAATATCTCGCACAAAAATTTAAGAAAGGGAAAATCATCGAAATCGGAGTTGGCTTTAATTTTAAAGCCGCATTAAAGTTAAAAGAGTTTGGGTTTGACGTTCTCGTTGTGGACTGGAATCCAAAAGCTGTTGAAAGAGCAAAAGAGTTGAAATTAAATGCCGTTATTGATGACATTTTTAACCCCCAGCTTGAAATTTATAATGGCGCAAGTGCAATTTATTCTATTCGACCGACACCGGAGATGATGCCATATCTCTTAAAGATTGCTCAAATCATTAAAACTCCCCTCTACATAGTTCCCTTCTCAACAGATGCCGTGCCAAAAGGTATGAAGCTCGAAAATTATAAGGGATTAGCAATTTACAAGTTGGAGGCTAAAGATATATAA
- a CDS encoding DUF5748 family protein, with product MNLEVIKEFLEDIGADYTEIEGEIHLAPEVFYEVWKYVGQPDLKTYVIEDEIVELGSYDPPKMKYTTAKKVKIKKIYFETLDNVKIVTDYTEFQKILKEKSA from the coding sequence ATGAACTTAGAGGTTATAAAAGAGTTTCTAGAGGATATAGGGGCAGACTATACAGAAATTGAGGGGGAAATACACCTTGCTCCAGAGGTGTTCTATGAGGTTTGGAAGTATGTAGGACAACCTGATTTAAAAACATATGTTATTGAAGACGAAATTGTTGAACTCGGTTCTTATGATCCCCCTAAAATGAAGTACACCACTGCAAAGAAGGTTAAAATCAAAAAGATTTACTTTGAGACTCTTGACAATGTGAAGATAGTAACAGACTATACTGAATTCCAAAAGATTTTGAAGGAAAAATCTGCTTGA
- a CDS encoding M20 family metallo-hydrolase, whose product MLQPRYCRGGIVEELIKKVSEEVEKLRDEMVQTLVELIKIPAISPDYGYEGEYDKAEKLLEIIRDWGFDKIERYDVPDERAKNGVRPNILAYYYGEKGEESPRLWILTHLDVVPPGDLSKWIVTEPFKPVVKDGKVYGRGSEDNGQSLVASLYAVKALMNLGIRPKRTIILAFVSDEETGSEYGIKWLMENHPELFRKDDLVLVPDGGNEEGTFIEIAEKSILWMKIKFKGKQVHASMPDRGLNAHRVALEYGYKLDKLLHEKYDAKDEIFGPPESTFEPTMGGNPSDAPNIAPGEHEIVFDCRVLPKYKLDDILNDAKELAKEMEEKYRGAKIEIEVMQRVDAPEPTPKDSEIVKLLQNAIKILRNKEAKVGGIGGGTFAAYFRMLGILAVVWCTCDETAHQPNEYARIDNMVEDAKVMAILALL is encoded by the coding sequence ATGCTCCAACCAAGATATTGCAGGGGTGGTATCGTGGAAGAGCTAATTAAAAAAGTTTCTGAGGAAGTTGAAAAGCTTAGAGATGAGATGGTTCAGACGTTGGTTGAGCTTATCAAAATTCCAGCAATAAGCCCTGATTACGGATATGAAGGAGAATACGACAAGGCGGAAAAGCTTTTAGAAATCATAAGGGACTGGGGCTTTGATAAGATTGAACGCTATGATGTCCCAGATGAAAGAGCTAAAAACGGTGTGAGACCGAACATTTTGGCCTATTACTATGGAGAAAAAGGAGAAGAAAGCCCCCGCTTGTGGATTCTAACTCACCTAGATGTAGTTCCCCCAGGAGACTTAAGCAAATGGATTGTAACAGAACCTTTTAAGCCAGTTGTTAAAGATGGAAAGGTTTATGGAAGAGGCAGTGAGGACAATGGGCAGAGCTTGGTTGCATCCCTATATGCTGTGAAAGCTCTTATGAATCTCGGCATAAGGCCAAAGAGGACAATAATCCTAGCATTTGTGAGTGATGAGGAAACAGGAAGTGAATACGGAATAAAATGGCTCATGGAGAACCACCCAGAGCTTTTCAGAAAAGATGATCTTGTATTAGTTCCAGACGGCGGAAACGAAGAGGGAACATTTATTGAAATAGCAGAAAAGAGTATACTCTGGATGAAGATTAAGTTCAAAGGGAAGCAAGTCCACGCAAGCATGCCAGATAGAGGTTTAAATGCTCACCGTGTTGCTTTAGAATATGGATACAAGCTCGACAAACTTCTCCATGAGAAATATGATGCAAAGGATGAAATTTTTGGCCCACCTGAGAGCACCTTTGAACCAACAATGGGTGGAAATCCTTCTGATGCTCCAAACATAGCTCCAGGAGAGCATGAGATAGTATTTGATTGTAGGGTTTTACCAAAATACAAACTTGACGATATTCTAAACGATGCAAAAGAACTCGCAAAAGAAATGGAAGAAAAGTACAGAGGGGCAAAAATTGAGATTGAAGTGATGCAGAGGGTTGATGCTCCAGAACCAACTCCAAAAGACAGTGAAATAGTAAAACTCCTTCAGAATGCAATTAAGATTTTGAGAAACAAAGAAGCTAAAGTTGGAGGAATTGGCGGAGGAACTTTTGCAGCTTACTTCAGAATGCTTGGAATTCTAGCAGTTGTGTGGTGCACATGCGATGAAACAGCTCACCAGCCAAACGAGTATGCGAGAATAGACAACATGGTGGAGGATGCAAAAGTTATGGCGATTTTAGCCCTTTTGTGA
- a CDS encoding ABC transporter ATP-binding protein has protein sequence MAEVKLINVWKKFGDVVAVQDMNLHIKDGEFMILLGPSGCGKTTTLRMIAGLEEPTKGQIYVGDKLVADPEKGVFVPPKDRDIAMVFQSYALYPHMTVYDNIAFPLKLRKVPKQEIDRRVREVAEMLGLTELLKRKPRELSGGQRQRVALGRAIVRKPQVFLMDEPLSNLDAKLRVKMRAELKKLQRQLGVTTIYVTHDQVEAMTMGDRIAVINQGVLQQVGTPDEVYNKPANVFVGGFIGSPAMNFLDASIVEDERGVWVDFGEFRLKLLEDQAEVLREFNYIGKEVIFGIRPEDIYDAMFAQVKIPGENMIRAVVDIVENLGSERIVHLRVGDLIFVGSFRAESMVKEGQEVDVVFDMRKVHIFDKKTKKAIF, from the coding sequence ATGGCAGAGGTTAAGCTGATAAACGTGTGGAAAAAGTTTGGTGATGTCGTTGCAGTTCAAGATATGAACCTCCACATAAAAGATGGGGAGTTCATGATCCTCTTAGGTCCCAGCGGTTGTGGAAAAACAACAACACTCAGAATGATTGCAGGATTGGAGGAGCCAACAAAGGGCCAGATATATGTAGGAGACAAGCTGGTAGCTGATCCGGAAAAAGGTGTCTTTGTACCTCCAAAAGATAGGGATATTGCAATGGTCTTTCAGAGCTATGCCCTATATCCACACATGACAGTTTACGATAACATAGCTTTCCCTCTCAAGCTCAGAAAGGTTCCAAAACAAGAGATAGACAGAAGAGTGAGAGAAGTTGCAGAAATGCTCGGCTTAACCGAGCTGTTAAAGAGAAAGCCGAGAGAGCTTTCTGGTGGCCAGAGGCAGAGAGTTGCCTTGGGAAGAGCCATCGTGAGAAAACCACAAGTCTTCCTCATGGATGAGCCCCTCTCAAATCTTGACGCAAAGCTTAGAGTAAAAATGCGTGCTGAACTGAAAAAGCTGCAGAGGCAACTGGGCGTTACAACAATCTATGTTACCCACGATCAGGTTGAAGCAATGACAATGGGGGATAGAATTGCTGTTATAAATCAGGGAGTTTTACAGCAGGTTGGAACGCCAGACGAAGTTTACAACAAGCCAGCAAACGTTTTCGTTGGTGGTTTTATTGGCTCACCAGCAATGAACTTCCTCGATGCCTCAATTGTTGAAGATGAAAGAGGAGTTTGGGTTGACTTTGGCGAGTTCAGGCTTAAGCTTCTCGAAGACCAAGCAGAAGTGCTAAGAGAGTTCAACTATATTGGCAAGGAAGTGATTTTCGGTATAAGGCCAGAAGACATCTATGATGCAATGTTTGCGCAAGTTAAAATCCCAGGAGAGAACATGATTAGAGCTGTTGTAGATATAGTAGAAAACCTAGGTAGTGAAAGGATTGTTCACTTAAGAGTGGGAGATCTGATTTTTGTCGGTTCATTCCGTGCTGAATCGATGGTAAAAGAAGGCCAGGAAGTCGACGTAGTCTTTGACATGAGGAAGGTGCACATCTTTGATAAGAAAACTAAGAAAGCAATTTTCTAA
- a CDS encoding glucodextranase DOMON-like domain-containing protein, with product MRKLLSLFAIFLVLFSTLAVPAKAEEPKPLNVIIVWHQHQPYYYDPIQDVYTRPWVRLHAANDYWKMAYYLSQYPEVHATIDLSGSLIAQLADYMNGKKDMHQIITEKIANGEPLTVDDKWFMLQAPGGFFDHTIPWNGEPVTDKNGNPTRSFWKRYTELKDKRNKAFAMYGGLPLEEQKKKITAEFTEQDYIDLAVLFNLAWIDYNYIMMHDDLKAIYEKRNTGGYTRDDVKTVLQHQMWLLNHTFEEHEKINLLLGNGNVEVTVVPYAHPIGPILNDFGWESDFDAHVKKANELYKKYLGGGKVEPKGGWAAESALNDKTLEILAENGWQWVMTDQLVLERMGIPYSIENYYKPWVAEFNGKKIYLFPRNHDLSDRVGFRYSGMNQYDAVEDFVNELLKIQKQNYDGSLVYVITLDGENPWEHYPYDGKTFLEQLYKRLTELQEQGLIRTLTPSEYIQLYGDKANKLTPKEFKRLDLSTEDKVKKLLEAKSLNELYDMVGVEEPQQWIESSWVDGTLSTWIGEPQENIGWYWLYLARKALFENKNKMSQEEWNKAYEYLLRAEASDWFWWYGSDQFVSGEETFDRYLKIYLYEMYKFAKIEPPSYLYGNYFPDGQPYRVRAIEGLGEGEKKSYTSQSTTAGGVEIYFDGEGMHFVIKNAPEQFEISIYEKGKIFGNTFTLLQEKPKEFRYELFPYNKDSIGIMITKHVVYKDGKAEIYEAKDYETSEKIGEATVKVENGNVEIIVPFDYIESPEDFYFAVSTVKDGELETITLPIELKLPMEVKGVPIIDMVDVEGDDHGPGTYTYATNKVFVPHHLDLLRFRVLEQTDAYVMEFYFKELGDNPWNGPNGFSLQIIEVYFDFKEGGNTSAIKMFPDGPGSNVQLDPEHPWDVAFRIAGWDYGNLIVLPDGTAIQGELQISADPIKNAIIVRVPKKYIQINEDYGLYGAVLVGSQDGYGPDKWRPVAVQAEEWKGGGAEPDAVINNVAPRVYDLLVPPGYKPTQEEMLSSYDAKAGKRAVVLMIPIVKGAKAEEKPTPTETETTTTEMTTTTQTTTTKETSTTTTTSTPSETTTTPSSPSETSPTESGICGPALIIGLALAPLLLRKRK from the coding sequence ATGAGAAAGTTGCTTTCCCTGTTTGCAATTTTTTTAGTTCTCTTCAGCACTTTAGCAGTTCCAGCAAAGGCTGAGGAACCAAAGCCCTTGAATGTCATAATTGTATGGCATCAGCACCAGCCATATTACTATGACCCGATACAAGATGTGTATACAAGACCATGGGTTAGACTTCACGCGGCAAACGACTACTGGAAGATGGCATATTATTTAAGCCAATATCCCGAAGTCCATGCAACAATTGATTTATCTGGTTCTCTGATTGCTCAGTTGGCCGATTACATGAACGGCAAAAAGGATATGCACCAGATAATTACTGAAAAAATAGCAAATGGAGAGCCCCTGACAGTTGACGACAAGTGGTTCATGCTCCAAGCTCCAGGTGGATTCTTTGACCACACAATTCCATGGAACGGAGAACCAGTTACAGACAAGAATGGAAACCCAACAAGAAGCTTCTGGAAGCGCTATACCGAGCTTAAAGACAAGAGAAACAAGGCATTCGCCATGTATGGGGGCTTGCCGTTAGAGGAGCAGAAGAAAAAGATCACTGCCGAATTTACAGAGCAAGACTACATTGACTTGGCAGTTCTCTTCAACTTAGCTTGGATTGACTACAACTACATAATGATGCACGATGACCTAAAAGCAATCTATGAAAAGAGAAACACTGGCGGATATACAAGAGATGACGTCAAGACAGTTCTGCAGCACCAGATGTGGCTTCTCAACCACACATTTGAGGAGCACGAAAAGATAAACCTCCTCTTAGGTAATGGAAATGTTGAAGTTACAGTAGTTCCATACGCTCACCCAATTGGTCCAATTCTGAATGATTTTGGATGGGAAAGCGACTTCGATGCTCACGTCAAGAAAGCTAATGAGTTGTATAAGAAATACCTAGGTGGAGGAAAAGTTGAGCCAAAAGGTGGATGGGCAGCTGAGAGTGCTTTAAATGACAAAACACTCGAAATTTTAGCAGAAAATGGCTGGCAGTGGGTCATGACAGACCAGCTCGTCCTTGAAAGGATGGGAATTCCATACAGCATTGAGAACTACTATAAGCCCTGGGTTGCTGAATTTAATGGGAAGAAGATTTATCTCTTCCCAAGAAATCACGATTTAAGCGACAGAGTTGGTTTCAGGTACAGCGGAATGAACCAGTATGATGCTGTTGAAGACTTTGTCAATGAACTCTTGAAGATCCAGAAACAGAACTATGATGGAAGCTTGGTTTATGTCATAACACTTGACGGAGAAAATCCATGGGAGCACTATCCATATGATGGAAAGACCTTCCTTGAGCAACTTTACAAGAGACTTACTGAGCTCCAAGAGCAGGGACTGATTAGAACATTGACACCAAGCGAATACATACAGCTCTATGGAGATAAAGCAAACAAGCTCACTCCAAAGGAGTTTAAACGCTTAGATTTGTCAACAGAGGACAAAGTGAAGAAGCTCCTTGAGGCAAAGAGTTTGAACGAGCTCTATGACATGGTGGGTGTTGAGGAACCACAGCAGTGGATTGAGTCAAGCTGGGTTGACGGAACACTTTCAACATGGATAGGCGAACCACAGGAGAATATCGGCTGGTACTGGCTCTATTTAGCAAGAAAAGCCCTATTTGAGAATAAGAACAAAATGTCTCAAGAGGAGTGGAACAAAGCTTATGAGTACTTGCTGAGAGCTGAAGCGAGCGACTGGTTCTGGTGGTATGGAAGCGACCAGTTTGTGAGCGGTGAAGAAACATTTGACAGATACCTGAAGATTTATCTCTACGAAATGTATAAATTCGCAAAAATCGAACCCCCAAGCTACCTCTACGGAAACTACTTCCCAGATGGACAACCATACAGAGTTAGGGCCATAGAGGGACTTGGAGAAGGAGAGAAGAAGAGCTACACAAGCCAATCAACAACGGCTGGAGGAGTTGAGATTTATTTCGATGGCGAAGGAATGCACTTCGTAATAAAGAACGCCCCAGAGCAGTTTGAAATCAGTATTTATGAGAAGGGTAAAATATTTGGAAACACATTCACATTGCTCCAGGAGAAGCCAAAGGAGTTTAGATATGAGTTGTTCCCATACAACAAGGACAGCATTGGAATCATGATTACCAAGCACGTTGTGTATAAAGATGGAAAGGCTGAGATTTATGAAGCTAAGGACTACGAAACGAGTGAAAAGATTGGGGAAGCTACTGTAAAAGTCGAGAACGGCAATGTTGAGATAATTGTACCATTCGATTACATAGAGAGCCCAGAAGACTTCTACTTTGCAGTATCAACTGTAAAGGACGGAGAGCTTGAGACGATAACACTTCCAATCGAGCTGAAGCTCCCAATGGAAGTTAAGGGAGTTCCAATCATTGACATGGTTGATGTTGAAGGAGATGACCATGGACCAGGAACTTACACATATGCGACAAATAAAGTATTCGTTCCGCATCACTTAGACTTGCTCAGATTCAGAGTGCTTGAACAAACAGATGCATATGTTATGGAGTTCTACTTTAAGGAGCTTGGAGATAATCCATGGAACGGTCCAAACGGTTTCAGCTTACAAATCATTGAAGTTTACTTCGACTTCAAAGAGGGCGGAAACACATCAGCAATCAAAATGTTCCCAGACGGACCAGGAAGCAACGTACAGCTTGATCCAGAACATCCTTGGGACGTTGCCTTCAGAATAGCTGGATGGGATTATGGGAACTTAATTGTCCTCCCAGACGGAACTGCAATCCAAGGAGAGCTTCAAATTTCAGCTGACCCAATTAAGAACGCAATAATCGTGAGAGTGCCCAAGAAATATATACAAATCAACGAGGATTATGGACTTTACGGTGCTGTGTTGGTTGGTTCTCAAGATGGATATGGTCCAGACAAGTGGAGACCAGTTGCTGTTCAAGCTGAGGAGTGGAAAGGCGGTGGGGCAGAGCCAGATGCAGTAATAAACAACGTTGCACCAAGAGTTTACGATTTACTCGTCCCACCAGGATACAAGCCGACACAAGAAGAAATGCTCAGCAGCTATGACGCAAAAGCTGGAAAGAGGGCTGTTGTTCTCATGATTCCAATAGTAAAGGGTGCAAAAGCAGAAGAAAAACCAACTCCAACTGAGACAGAAACCACTACCACAGAAATGACCACAACAACACAAACCACAACTACAAAGGAAACAAGCACAACCACAACAACAAGCACTCCAAGCGAAACTACAACAACTCCATCAAGTCCGAGCGAAACTTCACCAACTGAGAGCGGAATCTGCGGACCAGCCTTAATTATCGGACTCGCACTAGCACCACTGCTACTAAGGAAAAGAAAATGA
- the glmM gene encoding phosphoglucosamine mutase — MKLFGTAGIRGPIDSKVTPELALNVGKALGTYINSGKVTVARDARTSSIMLEAALISGLLSTGSDVIELGLIPTPMLAWATNKLSDAGVMITASHNPPTDNGIKVFNENGIEFYLEQEEELEKIIFSQSYKKANWDEIGKVERRDLKNEYINAVLDFVNHETSLRILYDGANGAGSVIAPYLLRELGAKVISTNAHLDGHFPGRKPEPRYENIAYLGDLVRELGVDLAIAQDGDADRLAVFDEKGNYIPEDTLIALFAKLYVEENNGGIVVTSINTSFRIDKVVQDAGGKVYRVPLGQLHDGIKKYHAIFAAEPWKFIHPKFGMWIDSFVTMGLLIKLIDEEGKPLSEIIKEIPQYPLIKKNVKCPDDLKPKVMEIAKNELERKLKDEIKEVLTISGIRLNLNDGSWVLVRPSGTEPKIRVVVEGQTEKRMKELFDLAYSVVSKAVESLKST, encoded by the coding sequence ATGAAGCTTTTTGGAACAGCCGGAATTAGAGGTCCTATTGATTCTAAGGTAACCCCAGAACTGGCATTAAATGTTGGAAAAGCCTTAGGAACGTACATTAATTCTGGAAAGGTCACAGTTGCAAGGGATGCTAGGACTTCAAGCATAATGCTGGAAGCTGCCCTCATAAGCGGATTATTAAGTACGGGAAGCGATGTCATAGAGCTCGGCTTAATCCCAACCCCAATGCTTGCATGGGCAACTAACAAGCTGAGCGATGCAGGAGTTATGATAACTGCCTCACACAATCCACCAACAGACAACGGAATTAAGGTGTTTAATGAGAATGGCATTGAATTTTATCTTGAGCAAGAGGAAGAGCTCGAAAAGATAATCTTCTCTCAAAGCTATAAAAAGGCAAATTGGGACGAAATCGGGAAAGTTGAGAGACGTGACTTAAAGAATGAGTACATCAATGCAGTCTTAGACTTCGTAAATCATGAAACAAGTCTCAGGATTTTATACGATGGAGCAAATGGTGCCGGCAGTGTAATAGCACCATATCTCCTCAGAGAACTTGGTGCAAAAGTAATTTCAACTAATGCCCATTTAGATGGACACTTTCCAGGCAGGAAACCAGAACCAAGATATGAAAATATAGCATATCTCGGAGATCTTGTTAGAGAACTCGGGGTAGATTTAGCAATAGCCCAAGATGGCGACGCTGATAGATTAGCTGTTTTTGATGAAAAGGGCAACTACATTCCAGAGGATACACTAATTGCTCTCTTTGCAAAGCTTTATGTCGAGGAAAACAACGGAGGGATTGTTGTTACCTCAATAAATACAAGCTTCAGAATTGACAAAGTTGTTCAAGATGCAGGTGGAAAAGTTTATCGTGTTCCATTAGGCCAGCTCCACGATGGCATAAAGAAGTATCATGCAATTTTTGCCGCTGAGCCTTGGAAGTTCATTCATCCAAAATTTGGAATGTGGATTGACAGTTTTGTAACAATGGGGCTTTTAATTAAGCTCATTGATGAAGAAGGAAAGCCGCTATCAGAAATCATCAAGGAGATACCTCAATATCCCCTCATAAAGAAGAACGTCAAATGCCCGGATGACCTGAAGCCGAAAGTTATGGAAATTGCAAAAAACGAGCTTGAGAGAAAGCTAAAGGATGAAATTAAAGAAGTTCTCACAATTTCTGGAATAAGGCTCAACCTCAACGACGGCTCATGGGTCCTAGTGAGACCTTCAGGAACAGAGCCGAAAATCAGAGTTGTTGTGGAGGGACAAACAGAAAAGAGAATGAAAGAACTCTTTGATCTAGCCTACAGTGTGGTTTCAAAAGCCGTCGAAAGCCTTAAATCCACCTAG
- a CDS encoding MBL fold metallo-hydrolase — translation MIEITFLGSGGGRFITITQTRSTGGFFIKASKKIYVDPGPGALVRAWRYKIDPRRIDVLFVSHRHTDHCNDVEVMIEGMTMGVTKKRGILIASKSVVHGDENHTPAVSKYHLDSLEEIHTPNPGDKFILGDEEMVITPTIHSDSTTIGFKLKTKFGDISYIPDTQYFDELKEWHEGARVMIAAITRPKDMRIPYHLCTEDVVYMLKGMKEKPELLIMNHIGMKMHFANPYKEAKFIENVTGVKTLVAKEGFRVTIGKEIRLKTLRPARWI, via the coding sequence ATGATAGAGATAACATTTCTGGGTAGCGGTGGAGGCAGATTCATAACAATAACGCAGACTCGTTCCACTGGTGGGTTCTTTATAAAAGCGAGTAAGAAAATTTATGTTGATCCCGGACCGGGAGCGCTTGTGAGGGCTTGGCGTTACAAAATCGACCCAAGGCGAATTGATGTTCTCTTTGTATCCCACAGACATACTGACCACTGCAACGATGTGGAAGTAATGATTGAAGGCATGACGATGGGTGTAACAAAAAAGAGGGGGATTTTAATAGCTTCTAAAAGCGTTGTCCATGGAGATGAGAATCACACACCTGCAGTTTCAAAGTATCATCTCGATTCTTTAGAGGAAATACACACTCCGAATCCTGGAGATAAGTTCATTCTTGGAGATGAGGAGATGGTAATAACTCCAACAATTCACTCAGACTCAACCACAATAGGCTTTAAGCTAAAAACGAAGTTTGGAGACATTTCTTACATTCCAGATACCCAGTATTTTGATGAGCTGAAAGAATGGCATGAAGGAGCGAGAGTCATGATAGCAGCGATAACTCGACCAAAGGATATGAGAATCCCATACCATTTGTGCACTGAGGATGTAGTTTATATGCTGAAGGGAATGAAAGAAAAGCCCGAATTGCTAATTATGAACCACATAGGCATGAAGATGCACTTTGCAAACCCATACAAGGAGGCAAAGTTCATTGAAAATGTCACTGGAGTGAAAACTTTAGTGGCAAAGGAGGGTTTCAGAGTTACTATTGGAAAAGAAATAAGATTAAAAACGCTGAGACCAGCTAGGTGGATTTAA